A genomic segment from Klebsiella africana encodes:
- a CDS encoding maltoporin: MNTTLRALSVALAAALIAPSAFAASAAIPTIDFHGYMRAGVGVSGDGSEAEWQKNKLGRLGNESDTYGELELGSEVYKKDDVSFYLDSMVSMVSDGSNDNETTLNDDAQFGLRQLNLQIKGLIPGDPNAVIWGGKRYYQRHDLHIIDTKYWNISGSGAGVENYTLGPGAVSLAWIRGDANDVDYRVDGDSNVNINYIDLRYAGWKPWAGSWTEFGIDYAMPNTTKKQDSYGGLYDADNGVMLTGEISQDMLGGYNKTVLQYANKGLAQNMVSQGGGWYDMWNYVNDATGYRVINTGLIPITEKFSINHVLTWGSADDITDYTDKTRMLSLVARGQYQFTDYVRLIGEVGGFYQKDSYNNGTSYKQAGEKYTIALGLADGPDFMSRPELRIFASYLNDSEDGKPFEDQTANNTWNFGVQVEAWW; the protein is encoded by the coding sequence ATGAACACTACACTGCGCGCTCTTTCAGTCGCGTTAGCCGCTGCGCTAATTGCCCCTTCCGCGTTTGCGGCTTCCGCCGCGATCCCAACGATCGATTTCCATGGCTATATGCGCGCCGGGGTTGGGGTCTCCGGCGATGGTAGCGAAGCGGAATGGCAAAAGAACAAGCTGGGCCGTTTGGGGAACGAGTCGGATACCTATGGCGAGCTGGAGCTGGGCTCTGAGGTCTATAAGAAAGATGACGTCAGCTTCTATCTCGACAGTATGGTCAGCATGGTCTCCGACGGCTCTAACGATAATGAAACCACGCTGAACGATGATGCACAGTTCGGCTTACGTCAGTTGAACCTGCAGATAAAGGGGCTGATCCCTGGCGATCCAAATGCGGTGATCTGGGGCGGTAAACGTTACTACCAGCGCCATGATCTGCATATCATCGATACCAAATACTGGAACATTTCCGGCTCCGGAGCCGGGGTGGAAAACTACACTCTCGGCCCGGGCGCCGTCTCGCTGGCCTGGATCCGCGGCGATGCCAACGATGTTGACTATCGCGTCGATGGCGACAGCAACGTCAATATCAACTATATCGATTTACGCTACGCGGGCTGGAAGCCGTGGGCGGGCTCGTGGACCGAATTCGGTATCGACTACGCGATGCCAAACACCACGAAAAAACAGGATAGCTATGGCGGACTGTACGATGCTGACAACGGCGTCATGCTGACCGGTGAAATCAGTCAGGATATGCTGGGTGGCTATAACAAAACCGTGCTGCAGTACGCCAACAAAGGCCTGGCGCAGAACATGGTCTCCCAGGGCGGCGGCTGGTACGATATGTGGAACTACGTGAATGACGCCACCGGTTATCGTGTGATTAACACCGGCCTGATCCCGATTACTGAGAAGTTCTCTATCAACCACGTTCTGACCTGGGGCTCGGCGGATGACATTACCGACTATACCGACAAAACGCGGATGCTGTCGCTGGTCGCCCGCGGGCAGTACCAGTTTACCGACTACGTGCGCCTGATTGGCGAAGTCGGCGGTTTCTATCAGAAAGACAGCTACAACAATGGCACCAGCTACAAACAGGCCGGTGAGAAATACACCATTGCGTTGGGCCTGGCGGACGGGCCAGACTTTATGTCACGTCCGGAATTACGCATTTTTGCTTCGTATTTGAATGACTCCGAAGATGGTAAACCGTTTGAAGACCAGACGGCGAATAATACCTGGAATTTCGGCGTGCAGGTAGAGGCCTGGTGGTAA
- a CDS encoding glucose PTS transporter subunit EIIB — protein MVSLKSFLHYFSPARPAQPLSEAEKQQIEALIQAFGGEANITQVDACITRLRVTVRHLADVDTDALQQQGALGVIILGQQVHAIFGKQSDALRQLLDEHFAARK, from the coding sequence ATGGTGAGTTTAAAATCCTTCCTGCACTATTTCTCCCCAGCGCGTCCGGCACAGCCATTAAGCGAGGCGGAAAAACAGCAAATCGAGGCGCTTATTCAGGCCTTCGGCGGCGAAGCGAATATTACGCAAGTGGATGCCTGTATTACGCGTCTGCGCGTGACAGTTCGTCATCTTGCAGACGTAGATACGGACGCATTACAGCAGCAGGGCGCGCTGGGGGTTATTATTCTTGGTCAGCAGGTGCATGCTATTTTCGGTAAACAGTCCGATGCGCTGCGTCAGCTTCTGGATGAACATTTTGCCGCCCGGAAATAA
- a CDS encoding beta-galactosidase gives MNKFAPLHPKVNTLLHGADYNPEQWENDPDIIDKDIAMMQQAKCNVMSVGIFSWAKLEPREGVFDFAWLDTILDKLYAAGIHVFLATPSGARPAWMSQRYPQVLRVGRDRVPALHGGRHNHCMSSPVYREKTLKINSLLAERYSSHPAVLGWHISNEYGGECHCDLCQNRFRDWLKARYQTLENLNQAWWSTFWSHTYTDWSQIESPAPQGEVSIHGLNLDWHRFNTAQVTDFCRHEIAPLKAANAALPVTTNFMEYFYDYDYWQLAEALDFISWDSYPMWHRDKDETALACYTAMYHDMMRSLKGGKPFVLMESTPGATNWQPTSKLKKPGMHILSSLQAVAHGADSVQYFQWRKSRGSVEKFHGAVVDHVGHIDTRIGREVCQLGEILSKLPEVRGCRTEAKVAIIFDQQNRWALDDAQGPRNLGMEYEKTVNEHYRPFWEQGIAVDVIDADVDLTPYQLVIAPMLYMVRDGFAGRAEAFVANGGHLVTTYWTGIVNESDLCYLGGFPGPLRNLLGIWAEEIDCLNDGEFNLVQGLAGNQCGLQGPYQVRHLCELIHTESAQALATYRDDFYAGRPAVTVNEFGKGKAWHVASRNDLAFQRDFFTALSKELALPRAIATELPPGVVATARTDGDNAFIFLQNYSAQNHTLTLPQGYWDCLTDAAVSAPLTLSAWDCRVLRRHA, from the coding sequence ATGAATAAATTTGCACCTTTACATCCGAAGGTTAATACGCTGCTGCATGGCGCGGATTATAATCCGGAGCAATGGGAGAATGACCCCGATATTATTGATAAAGACATTGCCATGATGCAGCAGGCAAAATGCAATGTGATGTCGGTGGGAATATTTAGCTGGGCGAAACTTGAGCCACGCGAAGGGGTATTTGATTTCGCCTGGCTGGACACTATTCTGGATAAACTGTATGCCGCCGGTATACATGTTTTTCTGGCCACGCCGAGCGGCGCGCGTCCGGCGTGGATGTCGCAACGCTATCCGCAGGTTCTGCGGGTAGGGCGCGATCGGGTGCCGGCCCTGCACGGCGGCCGTCACAATCATTGTATGTCGTCGCCGGTCTATCGCGAGAAGACCCTGAAAATCAATAGCCTGCTGGCAGAACGTTACTCCTCACACCCGGCCGTGCTGGGCTGGCATATTTCCAACGAATATGGCGGTGAATGCCATTGCGATCTCTGCCAGAACCGTTTTCGCGACTGGCTGAAGGCGCGTTACCAGACCCTGGAGAATCTCAACCAGGCCTGGTGGAGCACCTTCTGGAGCCATACCTATACCGACTGGTCACAGATTGAATCGCCTGCGCCGCAGGGCGAGGTGTCGATCCACGGTCTCAATCTTGACTGGCATCGCTTTAACACCGCTCAGGTGACCGATTTTTGCCGCCATGAAATTGCTCCGCTGAAAGCGGCGAATGCCGCTCTGCCAGTGACCACCAATTTTATGGAATATTTCTACGACTACGACTACTGGCAGCTGGCGGAGGCGCTGGATTTCATCTCCTGGGATAGCTATCCGATGTGGCACCGCGATAAAGACGAAACTGCGCTGGCCTGCTACACCGCGATGTATCACGACATGATGCGCAGCCTGAAGGGCGGCAAGCCGTTTGTGCTGATGGAGTCCACACCGGGCGCCACCAACTGGCAGCCGACCAGCAAACTGAAGAAGCCGGGAATGCATATTCTCTCCTCGCTGCAGGCGGTGGCGCATGGCGCCGACTCGGTGCAGTATTTCCAGTGGCGGAAAAGCCGCGGTTCGGTTGAGAAATTTCACGGCGCAGTGGTCGACCACGTCGGACATATTGATACCCGCATTGGCCGCGAAGTCTGCCAGCTCGGCGAGATCCTCAGTAAGCTGCCGGAGGTGAGGGGCTGTCGCACCGAGGCGAAAGTAGCGATTATCTTCGACCAGCAGAACCGCTGGGCGCTGGATGACGCCCAGGGGCCGCGCAATCTTGGGATGGAATATGAGAAGACGGTCAACGAGCACTACCGCCCGTTCTGGGAGCAGGGCATCGCCGTCGATGTGATTGACGCCGATGTTGATTTAACGCCGTACCAGTTAGTGATTGCCCCAATGTTATATATGGTGCGCGACGGCTTTGCCGGGCGGGCGGAGGCGTTTGTCGCCAACGGCGGCCACCTGGTGACCACCTACTGGACCGGTATTGTCAATGAGTCCGATCTCTGCTATCTCGGCGGCTTCCCGGGCCCGCTGCGCAATCTGCTGGGGATCTGGGCGGAAGAGATCGACTGCCTCAATGACGGCGAGTTTAATCTGGTGCAGGGACTTGCCGGGAATCAGTGCGGTCTGCAGGGCCCTTATCAGGTGCGCCATCTCTGCGAACTGATCCATACCGAGAGCGCCCAGGCGCTGGCCACCTACCGGGATGATTTTTATGCCGGACGGCCGGCTGTGACGGTGAACGAGTTCGGGAAAGGCAAAGCCTGGCATGTGGCCTCCCGCAACGATTTAGCCTTCCAGCGCGATTTCTTTACCGCCCTGAGCAAGGAGCTGGCCCTGCCGCGAGCGATTGCGACGGAGTTACCACCCGGCGTGGTGGCTACTGCGCGCACCGACGGTGACAACGCATTTATCTTCCTGCAGAACTACAGCGCCCAAAACCATACCCTGACCCTGCCGCAAGGGTATTGGGATTGCCTGACCGACGCGGCGGTGTCGGCTCCACTGACCCTGTCGGCATGGGATTGCCGTGTTCTCCGTCGTCACGCGTAA
- a CDS encoding glycoside hydrolase family 53 protein, with amino-acid sequence MKRFTPAWLAVCLACSFSTSSLAADALETRAFQGMPADFIKGADISTLLDAEKHGATFYDQNNQRKDPIAILKENGVNYVRLRLWVDPQSASGEDYGGGNNDLATTLALAKRAKAQGMKLLLDFHYSDFWTDPGKQFKPKAWEKMDYPQLKTAIHDYTRDTIARFKQAGVLPDMVQIGNEINGGILWPEGKSWGQGGGEFDRLAGLLNAAIDGLKENLRHGEQVKIMLHLAEGTKNDTFRWWFDEIDKRHVPYDVIGLSMYTYWNGPISALKANMDDISKRYNKDVIVVEAAYAYTLANCDNAENSFQAKEEKDGGYPATVQGQYNYIHDLMQAVVDVPDQRGKGIFYWEPTWIAVPGNTWATPAGMKYIHDEWKEGNARENQALFDCQGKVLPSVKVFN; translated from the coding sequence ATGAAAAGATTCACACCCGCATGGCTTGCGGTTTGTCTGGCATGCAGTTTCTCCACCTCTTCTCTGGCCGCGGACGCGCTTGAAACCCGCGCGTTTCAGGGCATGCCAGCGGACTTTATCAAAGGCGCGGATATCTCCACGCTGCTGGATGCGGAAAAACACGGGGCGACCTTTTACGACCAGAATAATCAGCGCAAGGATCCGATCGCCATTCTGAAAGAGAACGGCGTCAACTATGTCCGCCTCCGTCTGTGGGTCGATCCGCAATCGGCGAGCGGCGAGGACTATGGCGGCGGGAACAATGATCTGGCCACCACCCTGGCGCTGGCGAAGCGGGCGAAAGCCCAGGGGATGAAGCTGCTGCTTGATTTTCATTACAGCGATTTTTGGACCGATCCCGGCAAGCAGTTCAAGCCGAAAGCCTGGGAAAAGATGGATTACCCGCAGCTGAAAACGGCGATTCATGACTATACCCGCGATACTATCGCCCGCTTTAAGCAGGCGGGCGTTCTGCCGGATATGGTGCAGATTGGCAATGAAATCAACGGCGGCATCCTGTGGCCGGAAGGGAAAAGCTGGGGGCAGGGTGGCGGAGAATTCGACCGGCTGGCCGGCCTGCTGAACGCGGCTATCGATGGCCTGAAGGAGAACCTGCGCCACGGCGAGCAGGTGAAAATCATGCTGCATCTGGCCGAAGGGACCAAAAATGATACCTTCCGCTGGTGGTTTGATGAGATTGATAAACGCCATGTGCCGTATGACGTGATTGGGCTGTCGATGTACACCTACTGGAATGGCCCGATCAGCGCTCTGAAGGCCAATATGGATGACATTAGCAAACGCTATAACAAAGACGTTATCGTCGTCGAGGCGGCCTACGCCTATACCCTGGCCAACTGCGACAACGCGGAAAATAGTTTCCAGGCGAAAGAAGAAAAGGATGGGGGATATCCCGCCACCGTACAGGGACAATATAACTATATTCACGATTTAATGCAGGCGGTGGTTGATGTGCCTGACCAGCGCGGTAAAGGTATTTTCTATTGGGAGCCTACATGGATTGCCGTGCCGGGAAATACCTGGGCCACGCCGGCGGGAATGAAATATATCCATGACGAGTGGAAAGAGGGCAATGCACGTGAAAATCAGGCGCTATTTGATTGTCAGGGAAAAGTATTGCCGTCGGTAAAAGTATTTAATTAA
- a CDS encoding sugar ABC transporter permease has translation MAQSPSIKREKWIRLSLTWLVVILVSVVIIYPLVWTVGASLNAGNSLLSTSIIPENVSFQHYADLFNGNVNYLTWYWNSMKISFLTMVLTLISVSFTAYAFSRFRFKGRQNGLMLFLLLQMIPQFSALIAIFVLSQLLGLINSHLALVLIYVGGMIPMNTWLMKGYLDAIPKDLDESARMDGASSFRIFIEIIMPLSRPILAVVALFSFTGPLGDFILSSTILRTPDKYTLPIGLYNLVAQKMGASYTTYAAGAVLIAVPVAILYLALQKYFVSGLTSGSTKG, from the coding sequence ATGGCTCAATCACCCAGTATTAAACGCGAAAAGTGGATCCGACTCTCTCTCACCTGGCTGGTGGTCATCCTGGTCTCGGTGGTGATTATCTATCCGCTGGTCTGGACGGTCGGGGCGTCGCTGAACGCCGGCAATAGCCTGCTCAGTACCTCAATCATTCCGGAAAATGTGTCGTTCCAGCACTATGCCGATCTGTTTAATGGCAATGTGAATTACCTCACCTGGTACTGGAACTCGATGAAAATCAGCTTCCTGACCATGGTGCTGACCCTGATTAGCGTTAGCTTTACCGCTTACGCCTTCTCCCGCTTCCGCTTTAAAGGGCGGCAGAACGGGCTGATGCTGTTCCTGCTGCTGCAGATGATCCCGCAGTTTTCTGCACTGATTGCGATCTTCGTCCTGTCGCAACTGCTTGGCCTGATTAACAGCCATCTGGCGCTGGTGCTGATCTACGTCGGGGGGATGATCCCGATGAATACCTGGCTGATGAAGGGGTATCTCGATGCGATCCCCAAAGACCTGGATGAGTCCGCTCGCATGGACGGCGCCAGCAGCTTTCGCATCTTTATCGAGATCATCATGCCGTTGTCGAGGCCGATCCTCGCGGTGGTGGCGCTGTTCTCGTTCACTGGTCCGCTGGGGGATTTCATCCTCTCCAGCACCATCCTGCGTACCCCGGATAAATACACGCTGCCTATCGGTCTGTATAACCTGGTGGCGCAAAAAATGGGTGCCAGCTACACCACCTACGCGGCGGGGGCAGTGCTGATCGCCGTACCGGTGGCGATCCTCTACCTGGCGTTACAAAAATACTTCGTCTCCGGCCTGACCTCGGGCAGTACTAAAGGATAA
- a CDS encoding carbohydrate ABC transporter permease: MSIHSSENFSDARGPGRHAWCGLLLAIVPGFGQFYHRQWLKGLVFLVLLSSFLGIFYDFLREGLWGLYTLGEEVPRDNSIFLLAEGIISVLIVAFGVLIYFLSLRDAWLNGKKRDEGIALNSVRKQYQMLLSDGFPYLMITPGFILLVFVVIFPILFGFAIAFTNYNLYHTPPAKLVDWVGLKNFVNIFTLSIWRSTFLDVLQWTVVWTLLATTLQCTVGVLLAILVNQKDLRFKPLIRTIFILPWAVPGFVTILVFAGMFNDSFGVINNAILSFFGISPKAWLTDPFWTKTALIMMQTWLGFPFVFAMTTGVLQAIPDDLYEAATMDGASAFTRLRTITLPLVLYAIAPIIITQYTFNFNNFNIIYLFNNGGPAVAGSNAGGTDILVSWIYKLTMSSSQYAIAATITILLSIFVVGLALWQFRATKSFKNDDMA, from the coding sequence GTGAGCATCCATTCCAGCGAAAATTTTAGCGACGCGCGCGGGCCCGGGCGGCATGCGTGGTGCGGCCTGCTGCTGGCAATCGTGCCGGGTTTTGGTCAGTTTTATCATCGCCAGTGGCTGAAAGGGCTGGTCTTCCTGGTGCTACTGAGCAGCTTTCTGGGTATTTTTTATGATTTCCTGCGCGAGGGGCTGTGGGGGCTATATACCCTGGGCGAGGAGGTACCGCGGGATAACTCTATCTTCCTGTTAGCCGAGGGGATTATCAGCGTACTGATCGTCGCCTTTGGCGTGCTGATCTATTTTCTCTCGCTGCGTGATGCGTGGCTCAACGGTAAAAAACGTGATGAGGGGATCGCCCTCAACAGCGTGCGTAAGCAGTACCAGATGCTGCTGAGCGACGGCTTTCCATACCTGATGATCACCCCGGGCTTTATTTTGCTGGTCTTTGTGGTGATCTTTCCGATTCTGTTTGGTTTCGCCATCGCTTTCACCAACTACAACCTCTACCACACACCGCCAGCGAAGCTGGTTGACTGGGTGGGGCTGAAAAACTTCGTCAATATTTTTACCCTCTCCATCTGGCGCTCCACTTTCCTGGATGTGCTGCAGTGGACGGTGGTGTGGACGCTGCTGGCGACCACTTTGCAGTGTACGGTGGGCGTGCTGTTGGCCATTCTGGTCAACCAAAAAGATCTGCGCTTTAAGCCGTTGATCCGTACCATCTTTATTTTGCCGTGGGCGGTGCCGGGGTTTGTCACCATCCTCGTCTTTGCCGGGATGTTCAACGACTCCTTCGGGGTCATCAACAACGCGATCCTGTCCTTCTTCGGCATCAGTCCTAAGGCATGGCTCACCGACCCGTTCTGGACCAAAACGGCGCTGATCATGATGCAGACCTGGCTTGGCTTCCCGTTTGTGTTTGCCATGACCACCGGCGTGCTGCAGGCGATCCCGGACGATCTGTATGAAGCCGCAACGATGGACGGCGCCAGCGCGTTTACCCGTCTGCGCACCATCACTCTGCCGCTGGTGCTGTACGCGATCGCGCCGATCATCATCACCCAGTACACCTTCAACTTTAATAACTTCAACATCATTTACCTGTTCAACAACGGCGGTCCTGCGGTGGCGGGCTCTAACGCCGGCGGGACGGATATTCTGGTGTCGTGGATCTATAAGCTGACGATGTCCTCGTCGCAGTACGCCATCGCGGCGACCATCACGATCCTGCTGTCGATCTTTGTCGTCGGCCTGGCGCTGTGGCAGTTCCGCGCCACCAAATCCTTCAAAAATGACGACATGGCGTAA
- a CDS encoding maltodextrin ABC transporter substrate-binding protein — MKKNTLAALILTTLAAGQLTSLQAHAAGQLNVWEDIKKSAGIKTAVSDFEKQYNVKVNLQEMPYAQQLEKLRLDGPAGIGPDVLVIPNDQLGGAVVQGLLSPLNVDQAKQDAFTPASINAFRMDNALYGIPKAVETLVLIYNKDLIDKPLDSLQAWLDYSKTQREQNKYGLLAKFDQIYYSWGAIGPMGGYIFAKNDSGGFNPQQVGLNTPGAVEAVTFLKKFYAEQAFPAGILGDNGLNAIDSLFTEKKAAAVINGPWAFQPYEAAGINYGVVPLPTLPDGKPMSSFLGVKGYVVSTWSKDKALAQQFIEFINQPQYVKARYIATGEIPPLKAMIDDPVIKNDEKASAVAVQSARAMAMPGIPEMGEVWGPANAALELSLTGKQAPQAALDNAVKQIKMQIEAMQASNQ; from the coding sequence ATGAAAAAGAACACGCTTGCTGCACTAATCCTTACCACCCTGGCGGCGGGGCAACTCACCAGCCTGCAGGCGCATGCCGCCGGCCAGCTCAACGTCTGGGAAGACATTAAGAAATCCGCGGGTATTAAAACCGCGGTCAGTGATTTTGAGAAGCAGTACAACGTGAAGGTCAATCTGCAGGAGATGCCTTATGCCCAGCAGCTGGAAAAGCTGCGCCTTGACGGGCCGGCGGGTATCGGGCCGGACGTGCTGGTGATCCCGAATGACCAGCTCGGCGGTGCCGTGGTTCAGGGACTTCTCTCGCCGCTCAATGTCGATCAGGCGAAACAGGATGCCTTTACGCCAGCCTCCATCAATGCCTTCCGCATGGACAACGCGCTGTACGGGATCCCGAAGGCGGTGGAAACCCTGGTGCTTATTTACAACAAGGACCTGATCGACAAGCCGCTGGACAGCCTGCAGGCCTGGCTCGACTACTCGAAGACCCAGCGCGAACAGAACAAATACGGCCTGCTGGCCAAGTTTGATCAGATCTACTACAGCTGGGGAGCCATTGGCCCGATGGGCGGCTATATCTTCGCTAAAAACGACAGCGGCGGCTTTAATCCGCAGCAGGTGGGCCTCAATACCCCCGGCGCCGTGGAAGCTGTCACCTTCCTGAAAAAATTCTATGCCGAGCAGGCCTTCCCGGCGGGGATCCTCGGCGATAACGGGCTGAATGCCATCGATTCGCTGTTTACCGAGAAAAAAGCGGCGGCGGTGATCAACGGTCCCTGGGCCTTCCAGCCGTATGAAGCTGCAGGCATCAACTATGGCGTGGTGCCGCTACCAACGCTGCCGGACGGCAAGCCAATGAGCTCCTTCCTCGGCGTGAAGGGCTATGTGGTATCGACCTGGAGTAAAGACAAAGCGCTGGCGCAACAGTTTATCGAGTTCATCAACCAGCCGCAGTATGTGAAAGCCCGCTACATCGCAACCGGTGAAATTCCGCCGCTGAAGGCGATGATTGACGATCCGGTGATTAAAAACGACGAAAAGGCGAGCGCTGTCGCCGTACAGTCGGCGCGGGCAATGGCCATGCCGGGCATTCCGGAGATGGGCGAAGTGTGGGGGCCGGCCAACGCCGCGCTTGAACTGAGCCTTACCGGCAAGCAGGCGCCGCAGGCCGCGCTCGATAACGCGGTGAAACAGATCAAGATGCAGATCGAAGCAATGCAGGCCAGCAATCAGTAA
- a CDS encoding ABC transporter ATP-binding protein: MSNIRLRNVTKRFGSTVTLHQVNLDIEDGEFAVFVGPSGCGKSTLLRMIAGLEEVSEGEVLIGDEVMNDVVPARRGVAMVFQSYALYPHMTVAENMGYGLKVNKVPKEEIRRQVEMVAKTLQLSHLLDRKPKQLSGGQRQRVAIGRAIVRNPRVFMFDEPLSNLDAELRVDMRLHIARLHQELKTTMVYVTHDQVEAMTLADKIVVMNYGKVEQMGSPMALYYNPVNKFVAGFIGSPKMNFLPAVVSDWQPERLTVTLAQEHQLTLNIATQPLKPGAAVTLGIRPEHLTPEVTTGTVVEFQCEVVERLGNNTYLFGQCYGHDNVKVLLPGDVHFRPWQKINLAFDDRFCMVFDENDLRISADITAPDAH, translated from the coding sequence ATGTCCAATATACGACTGAGGAATGTCACCAAAAGGTTCGGCAGCACGGTGACGCTGCACCAGGTCAATCTCGATATTGAAGATGGCGAGTTTGCGGTCTTCGTCGGCCCTTCCGGCTGTGGAAAATCGACGCTGCTGCGCATGATTGCCGGGCTGGAAGAGGTCAGCGAAGGAGAAGTGCTGATCGGCGATGAGGTGATGAATGATGTGGTGCCCGCCCGCCGTGGCGTAGCAATGGTCTTCCAGTCCTATGCGCTCTATCCGCATATGACCGTGGCGGAGAATATGGGCTACGGGCTGAAGGTGAATAAGGTGCCGAAGGAGGAGATCCGCCGCCAGGTGGAAATGGTGGCCAAAACCCTGCAGCTCTCGCACCTGCTGGACCGTAAACCGAAGCAGCTCTCCGGCGGCCAGCGGCAGCGCGTGGCCATTGGCCGCGCGATCGTGCGTAATCCCCGGGTGTTTATGTTCGATGAGCCGCTCTCTAACCTTGATGCGGAGCTGCGCGTCGATATGCGCCTGCATATTGCCCGCCTGCACCAGGAGCTGAAAACCACCATGGTGTATGTCACGCACGATCAGGTGGAAGCGATGACCCTGGCCGATAAAATCGTGGTCATGAACTACGGAAAGGTCGAACAAATGGGTTCGCCGATGGCGCTGTATTACAATCCGGTCAACAAATTCGTCGCCGGCTTTATCGGCTCGCCGAAGATGAACTTTTTGCCGGCCGTCGTCAGCGACTGGCAGCCGGAACGCCTAACGGTCACCCTCGCGCAGGAGCATCAGCTGACCCTGAACATCGCCACCCAACCGCTGAAGCCCGGCGCCGCGGTAACGTTGGGGATCCGGCCAGAACACCTCACTCCGGAGGTTACTACCGGTACGGTGGTGGAGTTTCAGTGTGAAGTGGTGGAGCGTCTGGGTAACAATACTTACCTGTTTGGCCAGTGCTACGGCCACGATAACGTCAAGGTTTTGCTGCCCGGCGACGTCCATTTCCGCCCGTGGCAGAAGATTAATCTGGCCTTCGACGACCGCTTCTGCATGGTGTTTGATGAGAACGATCTGCGCATCAGCGCCGACATCACGGCTCCGGATGCGCACTAG